Part of the Quercus robur chromosome 5, dhQueRobu3.1, whole genome shotgun sequence genome, aatttctatcAAGATTCTACCTAGGCCTTGGGCAAAGCTCAAGTGATGATTTGACTAATTGGATTAGCAAGCTATGCTAGGTCTTAAGTTCAAATTTTGAACcacaaatataataaataaataaagagagaatTGGATTAAGGTGGTAGATTTGGTTAGAATAGTAGTTAAGTGGTTAAAGTCACCATTTTTGAGCTTTATGTAGGTAATTTGTTTATACTATTAGATTAGGTGTTCATGATTTTAAACCCTATTTCCACTATCCGCCAtaccatttatttaaaaaacttaaaaattccATGTATtagtgaatttaattatttaactattattctaacactattaaaattatatcaCATGCACAAAGTGTAATTCTCTAGGAAGGTTTTAATTATGTCTACACTTACACCTCAAAAGAAATAGTCAAGTTATAATTGGGGATTCTCATAATCTCTTACAAACTTaagatcatttttttaaacactTGATTAGCAACTCAGCACTTACCCACATGACACACATGCAAACGATCCAATCCAATTAAATCTGCACAATTTGGGGTATCACAATATCTCAcactaaaattaatttttggcaaCCCTGTGAAGGCTcattttgtattgtatttctcttaAGCACATTGTGTTATTAGGTTTTCTTTGATATCAATTGTATGACTCAACGAAAGAGCTAGCCATATTTATTGTGCGTTTGGCAACACTTATTTttactaacttattttactatttaacttatttttattactatttatgaacCTCAAAAGAAATAGTCAAGTTATATTTGGGGATTCTCATAATCTCTTACAAACTTaagatcatttttttaaacaccTGATTAGCAACTCAGCACTTACCCACATGACACACATGCAAATGATCCAATCCAATTAAATCTGCACAATTTGGGGTATCACAATATCTCAcactaaaattaatttttggcaaCCCTATGAAGGCTCATTTTGTATTGTATCGCCCTTAAGCACATTGTGTTATTAGGTTTTCTTTGATATCAATTGTATGACTCAACGAAAGAGCTAGCCATATTTATTGTGCGTTTGGCAACACTTATTTttactaacttattttactatttagcttatttttactactatttatgggtctcattgcactttttggtactattcatgagtttcactgtattattttagttaatttttatctttatctacagtacttttagcaaaaaaattcaatttcaacaaaataagctgaTTCCAAACAAACCTCTATGCTAATACTCCAAAAGGATTAATCAAGTTGCAATAGAGGCTCTCATAAAACCAAAATCCTTTTTGTAAATACCTTATATGcaactcatcacacacccacaaaACACACAATCAAATAATTCAATCAAATCAAACGAACACAATTTAAGgtatcagagagagagagagagaaccttatAAACTGGTCCAAAACCACCCTctcctaatttatttttagctgAAAAATTACTTGTAGCAAGAGAAATGCTTTCAAAGCTAAAGATTCGCAAGTCAGGGCTTGCTTGCCTctcattattttgtttcttcacTTTGTCATGGATAGTGGAAGGTATTGCACTACCTCCAAGTTCTTGTAAGAGCatcttttgtttcttctttctctcccctaaaatttaaaaatttgttactACTTTATAATCAATAGTATATCTAGACAATCTATAGTACTAATATCAATTACCTTCTGCTTTGTGtacttttttcactttttcataGCATAATAAGCACGATAAGGTGATAATAATTCCTCCTACTGCCACTGTGAGCCATATCCACCACCTATTTGCTCGTGGCTTGTTTGTCCTCGTGTGTGCATAGACAAGCCCCTCAGAAGTAATTTGAGATTGCTCTGTTTTATCTTGAGTTGTTCCAAAATAGAATCTCATTATCAATATTATGTATATGCAATGAACGACATAGTCAAAAATCATATATAGTCTAAAATAATAAGCTGTTCACTTTAATGCATTTATAATTAGTCACGTTGCGAAATTATGTTGTATAACCTGCAACACTTATATAGATCTATGTAATGAAAGAATGACATGTACAACTAAGAAAATCTAACCACTTGGCGTAGAGGAATATAATCACTTTGCATAACTAGACTTCTGGGatgcaacttttataaaaaattttagttaataagtaggctaaaatgcaaattgcaccATCTATGTTTGAGTGAAATTCTCAAAGTAATAACTTGACTTTTGTTCAATTGAGTcccttaagtttcaaatttatttcatttaagcCTTTCATCTAATTCTACTTAAAAATTGCCGTTAAAAATGCAATTAACTAacgaaaaaaatatttttttgaaaaagcactatcacataaaaaatatttttattaattttatatattttttcatgtgagaaaaatatttttttttaagtgacaaatttttaatgaaattaagcATGAAGCATGAAATGAATTTCTGTTAAACTTAAATGATGTGATTTGTATTTTAAgttaataagtattaataaatataaagtCAACAGATAATTTAGGGGGAAAAAACttagtttatttaaaatttacttagaaaaaaacattctctcttctcttcgtgtgtgtgttaaaaatgcttagtattctaaaaaaaaaaaaaaaaacttagaaaaggtcaataaaaaaaaaaaattagaatttgttTGGTATTGGGTGCTTTATTCAAAATGATGGTgatttttaattagttttaacTAACATAGTTTAACACTATTGGTAACTCtacaccacacacacacacacacacacacacatatatatatatatatatatattaacaaaaaaaatcagaggTTTCCATTttatagtttaaataaaatagttgaGCAAGGTCGacaaaaaatgtttatatataataaaataataaatgtttaattagtaAGTGATGACGTCGATtaccgtcaccaatgggtcacaccgtactcgcgactcgaattgaacctgcacgacgaaacaaactaaagaatccttcagagagcaccggtgtggtgccggccaaagactctccgacggtcaagttagacttcctctgttttacttagtgcgttagagagggttcataaaagcatacctcgatttctgtgggtattacgccttttatagtgataaggggttgactttccctttttggttcccacatcttttcaatgtgggactctattcccaattcttccaaacgtggtgagcaaggattctcattaccggatcatgggcccttgctgcgtcagtagtgatgggcctccaaagctgggaccatacctacgcaggcccaagagacccaatccgtcaggcccattaaggtaagcccatcatgcccaatattttatcatcttcagttgcccccttcaccccgaTGATCCGTCACCTTTAAGGTCAAAGGATCAGTGGGGTGACGATCCTTACATATGGATATGACGGATTCATGCAAAATAGAACGACGGTCCTAGCTGGATCAACCCGTCAAAGGGAGAATCATCCAGTTGACGGATACATGGCAGGTACAAATCTGTTGGtacgtactgacaggttgtcagcatttattaagcatgccacgtgtcactctctgaatggtcgttgtataggatcgaagcgtcgcttcgtcttccgtgcacttcctatatatataaggcgcctcactctttcatttttcaattttcactcagaaaacacttgtcagagcgaagccgtcaaccCTGTCAGAGCAAAGCCGTCAACCTTATCTGTGCAATCCGTCGAGGACGAATACTCGctgattacaccaaccgtcacctGTCCTCTGCTAAGTTCGGTAAGTGCTTCTAATTTActatagtcaagttacattctcttccatgcattgttgttaggctttccatacccgtcaacactttcaaacccgtcggtcttaggttttattgtcaattgtaggaaatgtctagtgcgtcaagtaaccagtcggtggttcgtgatgggacggaatacgaggatgtatacccgtccggtcataaagaccaagagagccccggcgaaagtaggagtccgtctgcctcctcttcatcctcaacaaatgaggatgtggagatagtcGAAGTAGAGGGTTCCGATGATGACGGGGATCAACAACTGGAGTCCGTTGTAGgcgctgatggactaaggcagttcatcatgttgccagagtggactgttcataggtttacatccgtcatcagggagagacatttcagcaccttcaggaccaacttccaaatcccagactatgtctccatccgtctaccatatgtgtcggagaagtgttattACGAAGGGGTAGACGGTGTAGGAGTGTACGAACAGGCattgaaggctggacttcgattcccgctttctacccttcatagggaactcttgcagtatctggggttgtccgtcacccagatatcccctaacgcctggagggtcttcatagccatggagattctctacggtgcaatgtcaaacggggaaaggaaattgacggtccgtgaatttcttcactgttaccgtccagacgagatttctggatcaagggggatgtacagttttgccagtcggagccccttgttgaaggtgatctttgagaccccagactcaaatagagactggaagagtcggtacttcttcctggagggtgatagatggatgaaccatccaggggagacggagttcatgcccgtcgacacaacttgggcagttataaatcagacacgtatgcatccgtctaaattttgtgttgcttttcatatccgtccagttatatgtgtatatcttgatcatctttctttgcaggtagacggcgcccacaagtcagCCTCGAGGAGTTTAGCTTCCTTGAAAAGGTTTGCAAGAAGactacgccggaggaaaggacttgggcgaagttggtgaacccgaggaccatacattggtactgcgacggtcctgagcccacccaagaagCGATAAGATACGACGAGCGAGTTCACAAACGTAAGCCCGTCAACTTTACTTTGTCATTTACTTTGctctattttgttttaatttcatccgtcattatttgcagagatggatgACGCAAAGAGGAGAGCTTTGATCAAGtcccaagccgtcaagaagagggaatccggcgaggaGGTTCCTAAGGCATCAGCTTCAATCCCTAAAAGGAAACTGACGACAAAATCCGACCGTCCctttaagcaaccaaaggtctctcttgaacctgtggttggcttaatggctgagggtaacAAGGCCGTCACCCCAGCGAAGCAGGGGAAGGGCAAAGGATTGATGGCGGTCCCAGacggtaagcaagagagacccCCTTCCCTTCTTCGTGATgactccaagtatgcattggagaaactgtcgtccatcatcacggcagaagactatgaagacctgggaaaccattcgacggaggccatgggggagacgggcctcttcgccgtcgctcaggttggttatgtttgtcaaataagtttttgtttttcattcttcCTGTTACttacattatgtgacggtctcttttctacttgcagtccttggtcatgatgaagggactacttgaccggtgtctcaaccgtgagagtagcttggaccgggtgcgcgcgaaggcgcagcagacggaggaagagctcggacaactTCAGAGATGGAGGTCCAAGATGGggaagaagctggagctttctgagcAGGCGAGGAAGGAGCTTGAGGAGAAGACGGCCACTTCGCTGACGGTCATAGAGAACAAAGAAGCTGAGATAAAACAACTCAAAGAAGAGATCCGTCAGGCTAAAGTGGCAGCCGTCGAGGAGTACCGATGCTCGGAGTCCTGTTTGGGCGAGCTGTCGGACTCCTTCCTCCAAGGATTCGATGATTCcctccgtcaagtcaagaaggcttatccagagctggacttgacaatggtcaaacttgaggaccaagcccagacttctgccctccccgtcgcctccgaaaatacggaggacctttTTGGAGACGGTGCTGCTCAGGGAGACGGAGAGTCCGccccgtcgaaggatgtcccagatgctgaagaaaagaaagattgatgcatatgtactttattttgt contains:
- the LOC126725489 gene encoding uncharacterized protein LOC126725489, translating into MSSASSNQSVVRDGTEYEDVYPSGHKDQESPGESRSPSASSSSSTNEDVEIVEVEGSDDDGDQQLESVVGADGLRQFIMLPEWTVHRFTSVIRERHFSTFRTNFQIPDYVSIRLPYVSEKCYYEGVDGVGVYEQALKAGLRFPLSTLHRELLQYLGLSVTQISPNAWRVFIAMEILYGAMSNGERKLTVREFLHCYRPDEISGSRGMYSFASRSPLLKVIFETPDSNRDWKSRYFFLEGDRWMNHPGETEFMPVDTTWAVINQTRRRRPQVSLEEFSFLEKVCKKTTPEERTWAKLVNPRTIHWYCDGPEPTQEAIRYDERVHKQMDDAKRRALIKSQAVKKRESGEEVPKASASIPKRKLTTKSDRPFKQPKVSLEPVVGLMAEGNKAVTPAKQGKGKGLMAVPDGKQERPPSLLRDDSKYALEKLSSIITAEDYEDLGNHSTEAMGETGLFAVAQSLVMMKGLLDRCLNRESSLDRVRAKAQQTEEELGQLQRWRSKMGKKLELSEQARKELEEKTATSLTVIENKEAEIKQLKEEIRQAKVAAVEEYRCSESCLGELSDSFLQGFDDSLRQVKKAYPELDLTMVKLEDQAQTSALPVASENTEDLFGDGAAQGDGESAPSKDVPDAEEKKD